Proteins from one Mycteria americana isolate JAX WOST 10 ecotype Jacksonville Zoo and Gardens chromosome 1, USCA_MyAme_1.0, whole genome shotgun sequence genomic window:
- the LOC142413867 gene encoding solute carrier family 25 member 36-like: MRGAPGGPGGRLRRWRRRGAAERWAMPEHSTLLHLLAGGCGGTAGAILTCPLEVVKTRLQSSQVTLRPLCLSEIQLRGMSVRLMNPAPPSPGVLKLLRAILEKEGLRSLFRGLGPNLVGVAPSRAMYFAAYSGVKERLNAVLVPESKKVHMLSAASAGITSATLTNPIWLVKTRMQLEARVKGEMASNALQCAMHVYRTEGLRGFYRGITASYAGVSETIIHFVIYEALKQQLRNSHHSLSPPLTLSPNSHDFLGLMGAAAVSKTCASCIAYPHEVIRTRLREEGSRYRSFVQTLQLVVREEGPLALYRGLLAHLIRQIPNTAIMMATYEFIVHLASSTL; the protein is encoded by the exons ATGCGCGGGGCGCCGGGTGGGCCAGGCGGCCGCCTGCggaggtggcggcggcgcggagctgcAGAGCGTTGGGCCATGCCGGAGCACAGCACCCTGCTCCACCTGCTCGCCGGAGG ATGTGGTGGCACAGCTGGAGCCATCCTGACCTGTCCCCTGGAAGTGGTGAAGACACGTCTACAGTCATCCCAAGTGACACTGCGGCCTCTGTGCCTCTCGGAGATACAGCTGCGGGGGATGAGTGTGAGGCTGATGAACCCTGCCCCACCGTCTCCTGGAGTGCTCAAGTTGCTGAG GGCCATCCTTGAAAAGGAAGGCTTGCGATCCCTGTTCCGAGGTCTGGGTCCAAACCTTGTTGGGGTTGCTCCTTCCCG GGCTATGTATTTTGCTGCCTATTCTGGTGTTAAGGAGAGGCTCAATGCTGTCCTTGTACCGGAATCCAAGAAAGTACACATGCTATCAGCAGCGAGTGCAG gcaTTACCTCTGCCACGCTTACCAACCCTATCTGGTTAGTGAAAACCAGGATGCAGCTGGAAGCCAG GGTGAAGGGTGAGATGGCCAGCAATGCTCTTCAATGTGCCATGCACGTGTATCGTACTGAAGGCCTTCGTGGATTTTACCGTGGTATCACTGCCTCGTATGCTGGAGTGTCAGAGACAATCATACACTTCGTCATCTATGAAGCACTGAAACAGCAGCTGAGAAACAGCCATCATTCCCTTTCCCCACCACTCACACTTTCACCAAACAGCCATGATTTCCTTGGACTaatgggagctgctgctgtctccAAAACATGTGCTTCATGCATTGCATATCCACATG AGGTCATTCGAACACGGTTGCGAGAAGAAGGGTCACGGTACCGTTCCTTTGTACAGACTCTGCAGCTTGTAGTCCGTGAAGAGGGACCCTTGGCTTTATACCGAGGGCTCCTGGCTCACTTGATCCGCCAGATCCCAAACACAGCTATTATGATGGCTACCTATGAATTCATTGTACATTTGGCCTCTTCCACCTTGTAA